A genomic segment from Tuwongella immobilis encodes:
- the nirD gene encoding nitrite reductase small subunit NirD, translated as MGSWQVAIRKDQLVENEGRSIRIAGHRIAVFLVEGTIYAIEDSCPHAGAALSRGYIENGTVSCPLHYWRFRLSDGAWADNPTLSIGCYATRIVDDLVQVEIPDDPPLTEPRQ; from the coding sequence ATGGGAAGCTGGCAAGTCGCGATTCGCAAAGATCAACTGGTCGAAAATGAAGGACGTTCGATTCGAATTGCTGGTCACCGAATCGCTGTATTCCTTGTCGAGGGAACGATTTACGCGATCGAGGATAGCTGTCCTCATGCAGGTGCAGCGTTGAGTCGAGGTTACATCGAAAACGGAACGGTTAGCTGTCCGCTGCATTATTGGCGATTCCGTCTTTCCGACGGAGCCTGGGCGGACAATCCAACGCTTTCCATCGGCTGTTATGCCACGCGAATTGTTGACGATCTTGTCCAAGTCGAAATACCTGATGATCCACCACTGACGGAGCCACGGCAATGA
- a CDS encoding ABC transporter ATP-binding protein, which yields MTDQENEPIVPPILPIRPIIELEEVGVTFTQPVIRSISLQILPGQTVAVIGESGCGKTVLLKSIVGLVKPTTGTVRFEGRDIHSLSEAELIRTRLRMGFLFQGAALFDSLNVFENIAFGVRSLGTLPEIEIRERVRRCLLDVGLPTTTESKMPSEISGGMKKRVGLARALALNPDVMLYDEPTTGLDPIMTDVINELILRTRKARPITSIIVTHEMRTVHKVADRVVMFYPLSRLRESDPQILYDGPADQLQNSSDVRIRQFIEGEAGDRMQELQAST from the coding sequence ATGACAGACCAAGAAAATGAGCCGATTGTTCCACCAATTCTTCCGATTCGTCCGATCATTGAGCTTGAGGAAGTCGGAGTAACATTCACGCAACCGGTGATCCGTTCGATATCGCTGCAAATTCTGCCAGGGCAAACGGTTGCAGTCATCGGCGAAAGTGGATGCGGGAAAACCGTGCTGCTCAAGTCAATCGTTGGGCTGGTGAAACCAACCACGGGAACTGTTCGCTTTGAAGGTCGAGATATTCATTCATTAAGCGAGGCAGAATTAATTCGCACACGATTACGAATGGGGTTTCTCTTTCAAGGTGCAGCGTTATTCGATAGCTTAAATGTGTTTGAAAATATCGCGTTTGGTGTTCGTTCGCTGGGGACACTTCCAGAAATTGAGATTCGCGAGCGCGTTCGACGTTGTCTCTTGGATGTCGGATTACCCACCACGACCGAGTCAAAAATGCCTTCCGAGATTTCCGGAGGGATGAAAAAGCGAGTCGGGCTTGCTCGTGCCTTAGCCTTGAACCCAGATGTCATGTTATACGATGAACCGACAACGGGTTTGGATCCGATAATGACAGATGTAATTAATGAACTCATTCTTCGAACACGGAAAGCTCGACCAATCACCAGTATTATCGTTACCCATGAAATGCGAACGGTCCATAAAGTTGCCGATCGAGTTGTGATGTTTTATCCGTTAAGCAGGCTTCGTGAGTCCGATCCGCAAATTCTCTACGATGGCCCTGCGGATCAACTCCAAAATTCATCGGATGTCCGGATCCGCCAATTTATCGAGGGGGAAGCCGGCGACCGAATGCAAGAACTACAGGCGTCAACTTAA
- a CDS encoding MlaE family ABC transporter permease, with protein MSRSQSTEPGKAKAPGVIFRMIIGLGDWTQFALQSILGIVTGQVPRRELIPIGFAIGYQSAMVVALSGLFIGLVLAVQSYSQFKALGLESSLGAVINLSVVRELGPVLTATMLAGRVGSAIAAELATMRVTEQIDALACLGVNPIYFLVSPRLLACIFLIPLLTILANFFGVCGGALICLYVFEIEPFHYWENTRDRVGLYDLFSGLVKPFFFGAAIAWISCHRGFRSGNGAVGVGRAATEAFVWSFLAILVLDFFLVLVLNNILDPRLEG; from the coding sequence ATGAGTCGTTCTCAATCAACGGAGCCTGGCAAAGCGAAAGCCCCAGGCGTTATTTTTCGGATGATCATTGGACTTGGAGATTGGACACAGTTTGCACTCCAATCCATCCTCGGAATCGTGACCGGACAAGTACCGCGTCGAGAATTGATCCCAATCGGTTTTGCGATCGGATATCAATCCGCGATGGTCGTGGCGTTGTCGGGATTATTTATTGGATTGGTGTTGGCCGTCCAATCCTACAGTCAATTTAAGGCATTGGGTTTGGAATCCTCGTTAGGCGCTGTCATCAACTTGTCGGTCGTGCGAGAACTTGGCCCGGTACTGACCGCAACGATGCTCGCCGGGCGAGTTGGGTCTGCGATTGCAGCCGAACTTGCAACGATGCGAGTGACGGAACAAATCGATGCTCTCGCGTGTTTGGGGGTAAACCCCATCTATTTCTTGGTCAGTCCACGACTACTGGCGTGTATCTTTCTGATTCCATTGTTAACAATTCTCGCGAATTTTTTCGGAGTATGTGGCGGTGCGCTAATCTGTTTATATGTGTTTGAAATCGAGCCGTTCCACTATTGGGAAAATACACGGGATCGAGTTGGTTTATATGATCTGTTCTCTGGCTTGGTGAAACCATTTTTCTTTGGAGCCGCGATTGCCTGGATCAGTTGTCATCGTGGATTCCGAAGCGGTAATGGAGCGGTTGGGGTCGGGCGAGCAGCGACGGAAGCCTTTGTTTGGTCATTTCTCGCAATTTTGGTGTTAGATTTTTTCTTAGTCTTGGTTCTCAATAACATTCTCGATCCACGACTTGAGGGGTAA
- a CDS encoding RNA polymerase sigma factor, producing MECSTTSHDASSISDEVLLARFAQGDPHALDLLFSRYRALAYRVAYRLLGQEADALDAVQEGFINALKNIQRFQGRSTFKTWLLRVVSNAALDLGRKRSRREAYGCESLGSLGAEDEPAMPGREPSFGMEQQDLRRQLDLALATLPEAQRQTLVLHLEGELSYREIAELLQISIGTVMSRLFYARQRLKCVLTPCVES from the coding sequence ATGGAATGTTCTACGACCTCACACGATGCCAGTTCGATCTCCGACGAAGTTCTGCTTGCACGATTCGCACAAGGAGATCCGCACGCGTTGGACCTACTATTTTCACGATACCGTGCGCTCGCGTATCGCGTCGCGTATCGACTCCTCGGTCAAGAAGCCGATGCGCTCGATGCCGTACAAGAAGGTTTCATCAACGCACTCAAAAACATCCAACGATTTCAAGGACGCAGTACATTCAAAACTTGGTTGCTTCGAGTGGTGAGCAACGCGGCATTGGATCTCGGTCGAAAACGCTCGCGCCGCGAAGCATATGGTTGTGAATCACTCGGTTCATTGGGTGCCGAAGACGAACCAGCAATGCCCGGACGGGAACCGTCATTTGGGATGGAGCAGCAAGATCTCCGACGCCAACTCGATCTTGCGTTGGCGACACTCCCTGAAGCACAACGTCAGACGCTCGTCTTGCATTTAGAAGGCGAGTTGAGTTATCGTGAAATTGCTGAGCTTCTGCAAATTTCGATTGGTACGGTGATGAGTCGATTATTTTACGCACGCCAACGGTTGAAATGCGTGTTAACTCCTTGTGTGGAATCATGA
- a CDS encoding RNA polymerase sigma factor — protein MNSLVAVLAEPDRDAELMLLVQQDDIHAYHELVNRHWSSVYGKMVRRLGDRHDAEDMAQNVFLRIYRSRKRYRASARFTTWLYHIAQNVAKNAIRSRKRRPTIPVGDFFQNENLEETRTLLDWSPPERVLEQRETQQRVQNAISQLEGRQRIALEMHCSNHSHREIADSLAMSSKAIKSLLYRARLQLREELENTSEYSD, from the coding sequence ATGAATTCTCTCGTCGCCGTGTTGGCTGAACCGGACCGTGATGCCGAGCTCATGCTATTGGTCCAGCAGGATGATATCCATGCATATCATGAATTAGTCAATCGGCATTGGTCGAGTGTCTATGGGAAAATGGTTCGTCGATTGGGAGATCGTCATGATGCAGAGGACATGGCACAAAATGTCTTTCTTCGCATCTACCGTTCCCGCAAACGCTATCGAGCCTCGGCCCGATTTACCACTTGGTTGTATCATATCGCCCAAAATGTCGCAAAAAATGCGATTCGTTCTCGAAAGCGTCGACCAACGATTCCAGTCGGTGATTTCTTCCAGAACGAGAATCTGGAAGAAACTCGCACACTGCTCGATTGGTCACCTCCGGAACGAGTCTTGGAACAACGAGAAACGCAACAGCGCGTTCAAAATGCGATCTCACAACTGGAAGGCCGACAGCGAATCGCGCTCGAAATGCATTGTTCCAATCATTCTCATCGAGAAATTGCAGACTCACTTGCCATGTCGTCCAAGGCGATCAAAAGCTTACTATATCGAGCCAGACTGCAACTTCGAGAAGAATTGGAAAACACGTCTGAATACTCGGATTAA
- a CDS encoding MlaD family protein, with protein sequence MSDRGNQVRLGLFTLFAMGMLAALIFLFSGSPNLLKNTVQYVVVFSDAPGISEGAPVRRSGVRIGEVQSLELVPETGLVRVAIVVDPRYVPRTKEDITLVRGLITNDTSVDLIPRIQEKGRFDLGEPVPVGTELVGLPPPNARTILTQASEVLPTAQASLDEIRRSVQRIDKLAPRLEETLVAIRDAASTIGDFVPELRKTNDELRGVITGIRTAGPQLRETNEQVQVLLANVNTVAEEFRVFFKTNEPELTRSIKNAAISIERIGEVLNDSNRENVSKAILNVKNASDRFEKIAENTEATLKSLADTITMTGTDIQKLFERARVGFDNVEKRFNEFIKKIEPYEERFSKIVGNVESATSQINQGAMDVREVIRNFTRPDGTVQKLLTDPGIYNQTYLIVANLNRIIPRLDRILQDFEVFADKIARHPESIGVGGAVRPSSGLKESPESTVPRSPLIPPRP encoded by the coding sequence ATGAGTGATCGTGGGAATCAAGTCCGTCTCGGATTGTTCACCCTTTTTGCGATGGGCATGCTCGCTGCACTCATTTTTTTGTTTAGCGGGTCTCCAAATCTCTTAAAGAATACCGTTCAATATGTGGTTGTCTTTTCTGACGCACCAGGGATCTCAGAAGGGGCTCCAGTCCGTCGATCAGGTGTTCGAATTGGGGAAGTGCAAAGTTTAGAATTGGTTCCCGAGACGGGGTTAGTTCGAGTCGCGATCGTCGTCGATCCTCGGTATGTTCCGCGAACGAAAGAAGATATTACGTTAGTTCGAGGACTGATTACCAACGACACTTCCGTTGATTTGATCCCACGGATCCAAGAAAAAGGGCGGTTTGATCTCGGTGAACCAGTCCCTGTGGGAACCGAGTTGGTCGGATTACCTCCGCCGAATGCGCGAACCATCCTAACTCAAGCATCAGAGGTGCTTCCGACAGCACAGGCATCGTTAGACGAAATTCGTCGCTCGGTCCAACGAATTGACAAGCTCGCTCCGCGCTTGGAAGAAACCTTAGTTGCGATTCGTGATGCTGCTTCAACAATTGGTGATTTTGTTCCTGAGTTGCGAAAAACGAATGATGAACTTCGTGGCGTGATTACCGGGATTCGCACAGCCGGGCCACAACTCCGCGAAACCAACGAACAAGTTCAAGTCTTATTGGCGAACGTCAACACAGTGGCTGAGGAATTCCGAGTATTTTTCAAGACGAATGAACCAGAGCTAACGCGTTCGATCAAGAATGCAGCGATTTCGATCGAGCGGATTGGAGAAGTATTGAATGATTCAAATCGCGAGAATGTCAGTAAAGCGATTTTGAATGTCAAAAACGCGAGCGATCGATTTGAGAAAATCGCGGAAAATACCGAAGCTACGCTGAAATCACTGGCAGATACCATCACAATGACTGGCACCGATATTCAGAAGCTATTCGAGCGTGCGAGAGTCGGATTTGATAATGTGGAAAAACGATTTAATGAATTCATCAAGAAAATCGAGCCATATGAAGAACGATTTTCAAAAATCGTTGGAAATGTTGAATCTGCGACAAGCCAAATCAATCAAGGTGCGATGGATGTGCGAGAAGTAATCCGCAACTTCACACGGCCCGATGGAACGGTTCAAAAACTCTTGACCGATCCTGGGATTTATAATCAGACATACTTGATCGTGGCGAATCTAAATCGGATTATCCCGAGGTTAGATCGAATTCTACAAGATTTTGAGGTGTTTGCAGACAAAATCGCTCGGCATCCGGAATCGATTGGGGTGGGCGGAGCTGTCCGTCCAAGCAGCGGTCTCAAGGAATCACCAGAATCAACAGTTCCGAGATCTCCACTTATCCCACCCCGACCATAA
- the cyaB gene encoding class IV adenylate cyclase produces MFEIEGKYRVNDWKPIHATLHNLNAKTNGTHQEVDQYLNAPDRDFAQTGEAFRLRRIGADNFLTYKGPKRAAAVKMREEIEVPVAPGDDGASQILTLLQNLGYRPVFQVTKQRESFALEYAGYSVTICCDRVNNLGDFLEIEIVATEFSQPKVEQIIQELAERFDLGKPEPRSYLRMLLERNRDDA; encoded by the coding sequence ATGTTTGAAATCGAAGGGAAGTATCGCGTCAACGATTGGAAACCCATCCACGCGACACTTCACAACCTGAACGCCAAAACAAACGGAACGCACCAAGAGGTCGATCAATACCTGAATGCGCCAGATCGGGATTTTGCGCAAACTGGTGAAGCATTTCGCCTGCGACGAATCGGAGCGGATAATTTTCTGACCTATAAAGGTCCGAAACGTGCCGCTGCGGTCAAGATGCGAGAAGAAATCGAAGTTCCCGTTGCTCCCGGGGATGACGGAGCTTCCCAAATCTTAACACTCCTTCAAAACCTCGGATATCGACCTGTATTCCAAGTGACGAAACAACGAGAGTCTTTCGCCTTAGAATATGCTGGATATTCCGTGACGATCTGCTGCGATCGCGTGAACAATTTGGGAGATTTTCTGGAAATCGAGATCGTCGCAACGGAATTTTCACAGCCGAAAGTCGAACAAATCATTCAAGAGTTGGCGGAACGCTTCGATTTAGGGAAACCCGAGCCACGTTCGTATTTGCGGATGCTACTGGAACGCAATCGAGATGACGCATGA
- the mgtE gene encoding magnesium transporter has product MTHPFFTPELRLMLEEEDADGVRAFCETLHPALVAEALAEDFSVEEVWRVLEHTHIRDQAAIFEYFPISWQVTMVEGGGKPHMARLIEAMSHDDRVALLRRLTPRVADGLLRLVDVADRRDIAELFRYAENTVGSIMTTEYAWVPTGLTIGEAIDRLRHHAPDNETIYYVYVLQESTRRLEGVVSLRDLILSQRLVSINEVMDRDLVTLNVTDDREVAAQAIARYDFLAMPVIDDSNRLVGIVTHDDVIDIVVQEATEDLQRQGAVGPITENYLEAGFLDVWWKRTFWLSMLFIAEMLTFSATAYYEESIERIMILKYFITLCIATGGNSGTQAATLVTRAMALGQISVGHWFRVLRHELLMGIAMGLVLGIIALVRCQLVPTEMLRVEGGEDLTHIQIGWVIGQAVACICLVGTLIGAMLPMVFKKLGVDPALASSPFVATFVDVTGIVLYFSIASVYL; this is encoded by the coding sequence ATGACGCACCCATTCTTTACTCCTGAACTTCGGTTAATGCTAGAGGAAGAAGATGCAGATGGCGTCCGCGCCTTTTGTGAAACCCTTCATCCTGCCCTCGTGGCCGAAGCGCTTGCAGAGGATTTCTCCGTCGAAGAAGTCTGGCGGGTGCTCGAACATACGCATATTCGCGATCAAGCCGCAATCTTTGAATATTTCCCCATCTCCTGGCAAGTAACAATGGTGGAAGGTGGGGGAAAACCTCACATGGCTCGATTAATTGAAGCCATGTCTCACGATGATCGCGTAGCGTTATTGCGTCGGCTCACACCCCGGGTCGCAGATGGACTCCTACGACTTGTCGATGTCGCCGATCGGCGGGATATCGCTGAACTTTTTCGCTACGCCGAGAACACAGTCGGCTCGATCATGACAACCGAGTATGCCTGGGTTCCCACAGGATTAACGATCGGTGAAGCAATTGATCGGCTTCGCCATCATGCTCCAGATAACGAAACCATTTACTATGTCTATGTGCTGCAGGAGTCAACTCGAAGATTAGAAGGTGTTGTTTCACTTCGTGACCTGATTCTCTCCCAAAGACTGGTTTCCATCAACGAAGTGATGGATCGTGATTTAGTCACATTAAATGTGACCGATGATCGAGAAGTAGCAGCACAAGCAATCGCCAGATACGATTTTCTGGCGATGCCTGTGATCGATGATTCGAATCGGTTGGTCGGAATTGTCACACACGATGACGTGATCGACATTGTCGTCCAAGAGGCAACCGAAGACTTGCAACGTCAAGGTGCCGTCGGGCCAATCACCGAGAATTATCTCGAAGCTGGGTTTCTCGATGTCTGGTGGAAACGAACCTTCTGGCTATCGATGTTATTTATTGCCGAAATGTTAACATTTAGTGCAACGGCATATTACGAAGAGTCGATTGAACGAATTATGATTTTAAAGTATTTTATCACGCTCTGCATCGCGACTGGGGGGAACTCCGGGACGCAAGCGGCCACACTGGTCACCCGTGCAATGGCTCTCGGGCAAATCTCCGTCGGGCATTGGTTTCGAGTTCTTCGCCATGAGTTGTTAATGGGCATCGCCATGGGACTTGTCCTGGGTATCATTGCCCTCGTCCGGTGTCAACTGGTTCCAACCGAGATGCTCCGAGTGGAAGGCGGTGAGGATCTAACACACATCCAGATCGGCTGGGTGATCGGCCAAGCCGTTGCTTGTATTTGCCTCGTGGGCACATTAATTGGTGCGATGCTCCCGATGGTTTTCAAAAAACTTGGTGTGGATCCGGCACTTGCTTCAAGTCCATTTGTTGCAACCTTCGTCGATGTGACGGGAATTGTGTTGTATTTTTCGATCGCATCGGTCTACCTATAA
- the panC gene encoding pantoate--beta-alanine ligase, which produces MPVIESVAELRQHLQRLRNQNRTIGFVPTMGALHDGHLQLIKVARKSCDVVVVSIFVNPLQFGPNEDLNRYPRTFASDVEQSAAAGASIVFAPTVPEMYPDGFETSVNLHRMGAILEGASRPGHFQGVATVVMKLFWMVLPDRAFFGQKDAQQVGVIQRMSRDMNIPIELIIVPTVREADGLALSSRNRYLSPTERQQAGILYQALSHAAERFQTGVTSADVLLYEIREIIGSVTLSRLDYAEIVDSQTFEPLERVDRPATIVLAVFFGSTRLIDNWLLTPSNSEADRA; this is translated from the coding sequence ATTCCAGTCATTGAGTCTGTTGCCGAGCTAAGGCAACACCTGCAACGACTGCGAAATCAAAATCGCACCATTGGATTTGTTCCAACGATGGGGGCGCTTCACGACGGCCATCTTCAACTCATCAAAGTCGCGCGGAAATCTTGTGATGTCGTCGTCGTCTCGATCTTCGTGAACCCGCTACAGTTTGGGCCAAATGAGGATCTCAATCGCTATCCGCGGACCTTTGCGAGCGATGTGGAACAATCTGCTGCGGCGGGTGCATCGATCGTTTTCGCTCCGACCGTCCCTGAAATGTACCCAGATGGGTTCGAGACATCGGTGAATCTACACCGGATGGGAGCAATCCTGGAAGGCGCCAGCCGGCCGGGGCACTTTCAGGGTGTCGCGACCGTTGTGATGAAACTCTTCTGGATGGTTCTTCCAGATCGAGCGTTTTTTGGCCAGAAAGATGCCCAACAGGTCGGTGTTATTCAAAGAATGAGTCGGGACATGAACATCCCGATCGAATTGATAATTGTTCCAACAGTTCGCGAAGCCGATGGCCTTGCACTGAGTTCACGAAATCGATATCTATCACCCACCGAACGTCAACAAGCAGGGATTTTATATCAGGCGCTCTCGCATGCAGCGGAACGATTTCAGACAGGGGTGACTTCGGCAGATGTATTGTTATATGAGATCCGTGAAATCATTGGATCGGTTACCTTGAGTCGACTCGACTATGCCGAGATTGTCGATTCGCAAACATTTGAGCCGCTGGAACGTGTCGATCGGCCGGCCACGATCGTGCTCGCAGTGTTTTTTGGGAGCACGCGGTTAATTGATAATTGGTTGTTAACTCCATCGAATTCCGAAGCGGACCGAGCATGA